GTAGCTGTGGCGGGTGGTGTGACCGTCACATATCTCTTACGTGGAAGACGTTGGGGTTCTTAACGACAATATCATACATGTGAACGGAGCAGAACTTGGAGAAATCCTTAGGGAGTGAAATGAGATCAATGGAAGAGTGCTTGTGGAATTGGTAGAGATCAGGGTCACCCCCGTAGTACCTTTCCCACCCTAAACCTCTCAAAATGTGCTCCAAGGATGAGTAGGACGATACAACTTCACCCGACGGTAAGTGCACCAAAACCCGTCTCCGGAGACTATTTTCCAGCCGATATACACCATTGTTAAACACCCAAACTCCAGCCATTTTGTTTTCAATGTGGTATTGATGTCTGTGGGCAAGTAGGTGTGTTAGAGAGTATGTGTTGTTAGGTTGTTTGTGAGGTAAAGAGGGATGAGGGGAgggtatatatataaaagtatatacacGTGTGCTGACGGGACACATAAAAGCAAGAGgaacctaaataaaaaaatataaacgcAGTGAGTCTTAGGTAAGGGTAAAGAGGAGTGGGATATAGCTAATAGATagtgataaaaagaaaaagaaggggggGGGGGCAGGGGTTTGATGTGTTGACGACGACGATGATGTATTAATGATATTGAAAGGGGAGGGAGTGTTTAGGTTTGGGTTTGGTAGAGAATCTAGATATTGTGGGACCCTATTCCCATGGGTTTAAATATGAATGAGGGTACAAGGGATGCCTTTAGGACCGTAGTTTAGGGCACACATACCATCCATCCATCCGTGGGGTATGTATGTTTGTGTTTGGAGAAAgaatctcctttttctttttccttttctttaaatttaaatatagatAAAGCGTATGTTCATTGTTAActtcacaaaaataaaattatttcattcGAAAGTCagctttcaatatatatatataatattttataagttttttatttaatttttaaattatgatttaaactaatattttatcTGTTTAacggtattttaaaaaaaaatagtttttgatggaaaattttatatcaaaataacaATGC
The genomic region above belongs to Gossypium hirsutum isolate 1008001.06 chromosome D05, Gossypium_hirsutum_v2.1, whole genome shotgun sequence and contains:
- the LOC107937914 gene encoding flowering-promoting factor 1, whose product is MAGVWVFNNGVYRLENSLRRRVLVHLPSGEVVSSYSSLEHILRGLGWERYYGGDPDLYQFHKHSSIDLISLPKDFSKFCSVHMYDIVVKNPNVFHVRDM